In Macadamia integrifolia cultivar HAES 741 chromosome 5, SCU_Mint_v3, whole genome shotgun sequence, a single window of DNA contains:
- the LOC122078548 gene encoding 1-aminocyclopropane-1-carboxylate oxidase homolog 1-like gives MIMVRSESEVDGEVEDLHDSISSDYDREKELKAFDDSKAGVKGLIDAGVAKIPRIFVRPADELKELRLQGTGNNLKVPVIDLGLPSSGSQIELEEDKININRCNPEEILDELRRASEKWGFFQVVNHGIPTSLLDDMLEATRRFHEQPTEVKMEFYSRELMRKVKFSSNFDLYQSPAANWRDSLFCVMGPDPPSLDELPETCRDAMIEYSKQVRRLGFKLFELLSEALHLNPHYLKDMDCAAGHIMLFHYYPACPEPELTMGTSKHSDPDFLTILLQDHIGGLQVLHQNHWVDVPPVPGALVVNIGDLLQLMSNDRFKSVEHRVLANCVGPRVSVACFFTTHLHPSTKIYGPIKELLSEDYSPIYRETSLKDFIAYYDSKGLDGNSALTHFKLSNLTESMGS, from the exons aTGATCATGGTGAGATCCGAGTCTGAGGTCGACGGAGAAGTTGAAGATCTCCACGACAGTATCTCCTCAGATTATGATAGAGAAAAAGAACTCAAGGCCTTTGACGATTCCAAAGCTGGGGTCAAAGGACTCATTGATGCCGGAGTGGCAAAGATTCCCCGCATCTTCGTCAGACCAGCTGATGAGCTTAAAGAGCTTCGGCTTCAGGGGACTGGCAACAACTTGAAGGTTCCGGTCATAGACCTGGGTCTGCCAAGCTCAGGCTCTCAAATTGAGCTCGAGGAAGACAAGATCAATATCAATCGCTGTAACCCCGAGGAAATTTTAGATGAACTCCGTCGTGCGTCGGAGAAATGGGGTTTCTTTCAGGTGGTCAATCATGGTATTCCTACGAGCCTTCTGGATGACATGTTAGAAGCGACAAGGAGGTTCCATGAGCAACCAACGGAGGTGAAGATGGAATTTTACTCCCGTGAGCTCATGAGGAAGGTCAAGTTTAGCAGCAATTTTGATCTGTATCAGTCACCCGCTGCCAATTGGAGAGACAGCTTGTTCTGTGTGATGGGTCCTGATCCTCCTAGCCTAGATGAATTGCCTGAGACTTGCAG AGATGCGATGATAGAGTACTCTAAGCAAGTTAGGAGATTAGGGTTTAAATTGTTTGAGCTACTATCAGAGGCTCTTCATCTGAACCCTCATTACCTGAAAGACATGGATTGTGCGGCAGGCCATATCATGCTATTTCATTACTATCCAGCATGCCCTGAGCCTGAGCTGACGATGGGAACCAGCAAGCATTCTGACCCTGATTTCCTTACTATCCTTCTGCAAGACCATATTGGTGGCCTCCAAGTTCTTCATCAAAATCATTGGGTTGATGTTCCTCCTGTGCCTGGAGCTCTGGTTGTGAACATTGGAGACCTCCTACAG CTAATGTCTAATGACAGGTTTAAAAGTGTTGAACACAGAGTCTTGGCTAACTGTGTAGGCCCAAGAGTATCTGTAGCTTGCTTTTTCACTACACACCTTCATCCATCCACAAAGATCTATGGCCCTATCAAGGAATTGTTATCAGAAGATTATTCCCCTATATACAGAGAGACCTCATTGAAAGACTTTATAGCTTACTATGATTCGAAAGGACTTGATGGGAATTCTGCTTTAACACATTTCAAGTTGTCGAATCTCACTGAATCGATGGGTTCGTAG